The Microbispora sp. ZYX-F-249 genomic interval TTCGTCGCCTATCTCGGCTACCGCCACTGGCTGCTGCGCCGGGGCGTCCTGCGCGCCCCCGCCGGCCCGGGGCAGCGGCTCGCCGTCAGTGGGACCTCCTCCGGCCCCGGGGAGGCGCGATGAGTGCGGAGCACCTCGAGGGAGCGGCCGTGGTGCTGTTCAGCGGAGGCCGCGGCGGAGCCAGCATCGCTCGTGGACTCGTGCGGACACCCGGGACCACTCTGTCAGTGGTGATCAACGGGTACGACAACGGGTTGTCCACCGGGGTGCTCCGGCACTACCTCCCCGGAATGCTGGGGCCGTCGGACTTCCGCAAGAACCTCCTGCTCCATCTCGACGCCGGGAGTCCGGCGCAGGCGGCGCTGACCACCCTGCTGGAACACCGCCTACCGCCAGGGGCGACACGGCGGGACCTCGCCGCTCTCGTAGGCGCACTTGCCGTCCCGGGGCCGGGGAACGGTCCCCCGTGCGATGGCATCGGCAGCCGCCAGGACTGGCGGATGTTCGCAGCGCTGCCGTCGCGGGTGCGCGCTGCAGCGGTGCGGGACCTGTCGTTCATCGTAGGCCGGCTTGGCAGCCACCCCGAGGGAATCGACCTCACCGACTGCGCGCTGGGCAACCTGCTGTTCGCCGGGGCCTACCTGCGGCTGGGCGAGGACTTCAACGCCGCTGTCCGCGCCTGTGCGACAGTCTTCCAGTCACCCGCCCGCCTACTCAACGTGACGAACGGTGAGAACGCCTACCTGACCGCCCTCAAGCAGGACGGCCGTATCCTTGCCGACGAGGCCGACATTGTCGCGCCTCAGTGCGACACCGCCATCACCGACCTGTATCTGCTACGCGAGCCGATCACCCCGCGGCGCCTGGTCGAACTCGAGGCGCTCCCCGTCGAGCGCATCCGGCGGGCCCTGACCCACGCAGCGGCCGAGGTGACGCTGAACCCCGAGGCGGACCGCGCGATCCGCGACGCCGATCTCATCGTGTACGGTCCTGGGACACCGCACTCCTCACTGCTGCCCACCTACCTCACGCCTGGCGTCGCCGACGCCATCTCCGGCAGCAGGGCCACCACCAAGGTTTTCGTCGTCAACATCCACGACGACCACGACGTCCAGGGACTGGGCCCGCATGCGCTGATGCAGCGCACCCTGTCCTATCTGGGCGACCCATGCAATGAGCGGCGCACGGTCACCCACGTCCTATGCCATCGGGCCACGTCCTCCGGTGCCCCGCCACGCGAGACGGACCGCGGCGACTGGGCGGGCGCACGCTGGATCGTCACCGACCTAGAGGACCCCGAGCGCCCGGGCGTGCACTGCGGCCGGCGCACGCTCTCCGCTCTGGCGGCCATCGTGGGCACGACCGCCGGTGGGGCGGCCCTGGTGAGGGCCGGATGAGCGTGGCCCGCGCCCGGAAGGTCACCGCCACGAACACCACCGGCCCCGTGGACGCCCTTCCGGACGACATCCTGACGTCGAGGCTGGTAGCCACGCGGCGGGTCTGGCTGTGCGATCTGGACGGCACGTTGGTGGACTCCGCTCCGGTCCACGAGGCGGCGTTTCGCGACGCCATCGCCGAGGTCGCGCCGGAGCTGCTCGGCTCCTTCTGCTACGGAGCCCACGCCGGCGCCGCCACGCGCGAGGTGGTGGCCGCACTGGGCGCGGCCCCCGAGGCCGCCGAGCGCCTGATTCGGCGCAAGCAGCAGCTGTACCGTGAACGGGTCGAGGCCGGAATGGTTCCCCTCCTTCCCGGCGCCCGCCGGTTCCTGGAGCGCCTGACCGGCACCGGTCGCATGCTCTACCTGGTCACCGGCGGCAGCCGTGAGTCGGTCCGGCGGGTTTTGTCCGCATGTGCCATGGCCGGCTACTTCCGCGCCGTTCTGACCGCCGACGATGTCGCCAGCGGCAAACCCGACCCTCGCTTCTACCGGCACGCCTGCCTGCTGTGGTCCCTCGACCCGGCCGACTGCCTCGCGCTGGAGGACTCCGCCCACGGGGTGGCCTCCGCCCTCGGCGCCGGACTGGTGACCCTCCAGGTCCACGCGGCCGTAACCGTCCCGGGGGCCGTACCGGTGCGGCACCTGGACCAGCTCACACGCCTCATCGATGCGGAGACGGACGACAGTGAGTGACCTGCGTACCTGTGCGGTGATCCCGGCGGCCGGGCAGGGCAGCCGCCTCGGCATGGAGACCCCCAAGATCATGCTGGAGATCGCCGACGGCGTCACCGTGTGGTCCCTGCTTCTGCGCCGCCTGCGGCCATGGGTGGAGCACGTCCATGTGGTGCTCTCCCCCAGCGGCGAGGCACCGTTCCGGCGGCTCGCGGCGGAGGAGATCGCCCGCGGGGAGGTCTCCGTGAGCGTACAGGCCGAACCCACCGGCATGGGCGACGCCGTGTTCGGCGCGGCTCCATACTGGCGGGACCACGACGCCATCCTGGTGGTTTGGGGCGACCAGGCGAACGTGTCGGCCGCGACGCTCCGCCGGGTCGTCCACGTCCATGGGGAAACGGCCTCACCGGACCGGCCGGGACTCACCATTCCTCTGGTCCCACTGCCGGACCCGTACGTCGAATACGAGTACGACGCCGCGACCTCCGGGCTGCTGGGGGTACGGATGTCCCGCGAGGGCGACCTTTGCCGTCCGGGCGGCCTCGGCGACGTCGGTGTCTTCTGCCTCAGCACCCGGGGACTGACGGAAGCATGGGACCGTTACCTCGCCGAGGTCCTTCCCGGGACGGTCACCGGCGAGGTCAACTTCCTGCCGTTCCTGCCCTATCTGTCCGGGGAAGGCCGGCCGGTGACCGTGGTGCCGGCGGGCGATCCGGACGAGGCGCGCGGCATCAACACCGCGGCCGACCTCGAGTTCGCCCGGACCATCTACCTGCGGCGGGCGGACTGATGGACCGTCCGAACCGGGTCTACGCCGTCTGCTCCGAGGTTCCGCCCGAGGTCGTGGGGGGCCTCGGGCGGTACGCCGAGCGAATGATGGACCCCCTCAGCCGATGTGGCGTCCCGGTCGAGGTATTCGGGGCCGCCGGACGGTGCCGGGCGCCGCGGACCGAACGCTCCGGCGACGTCACACTGCACCGGCTGGCCTCCGCCGGCCTGGGCCTCGTCGGGAATCCCCGTCTGCCGCGGGCGCTGCGGCTGCTGGGCAGGACGGCCGGGCTGCTCGTGTTCAACTTGCGCGCCGCCGTGCGCATCCTGCGCGCCGAGGCGGACCGCTCCGGGCCCGGACGGGCCGGGGCGGCCGTCGCGGTGCACGACTGGATGGGCTGCCCGGCCGGGATCCTGTGCCAGGTGCTCGGCCGCATGCCGGTCGTGTTCCACGTCCACACCCGCGAGCTCAACGCGGCCCCAAGGCAGCACGGCCGGCGCGGGCGGCGCCGTCCCCCGCACGCCGCCGTGCTCGACGCGCTGGAGACGGCCCAGGCCCGGATGGCGCGCCTCATCGTGGTGCCGAGCGCCACGATGCGCGACGAACTGACGGCCCGGGGCTGGCCGGCCGACCGGCTGCGCGTCGTGCCACACGGCTTCGAGGACCCCGAGCTCCTGCGGCTGGCCGGCCTGCCGGGCGAGGAGCGCGACCGGATCCGCTCGGCGGTCCGGCGCCGCTACCTGCCCGGCGGCGAGGGCCGGCTCGTCGTCTTCGCCGGCCGCCTGTCCCCCCACAAGGGCGTCTACACCCTGGTGCGAGCCGTACCTCGGCTCGTCGAGGAGCACGCCGCCACCCGAGTCGTGCTCATCGGCGCCGAGCTCCCGCAAACCGACGACGCCACCGTGCTGGCCCGGCTTGTCGAGGAGACGGGCACCGCCGCACACGTGGTCGCGGGGAACCGGTTCCTGCCGTCCGCCGAGGTGTTCGCGCACTTCCTCGCCGCCGACGTGTGCGTCTTCCCCTCTGTATACGAGCCGTTCGGCCTGGTCGCCGTCGAAGCCATGGCACTGGCCCGGCCCGTGGTCGTCGGCCCCGGCTACTCGCCTGAGGTCGTCGGCGATGGCGCGCTGCGCTGCGCCCACGACGACCCGGAGGAGCTGGCCAGGCTACTGCTGCATTGCCTCCACGACCCCCAGGCCTCGGACCGGCTGGCCCGGAGAGGCTCCGCGTACGTCCGGGAGCGCTACAGCTGGGCCCGGACGGCCGAGCGCACCCTGTCGGCATACGGCGAGGCGGCGCGGTGACACCGGGGCGAACGGCGACCGGCGTGCGGGTGCGGGCCGCCGGACTCCTGGCCGCCCACGGCTGGGCGGTGGGGCCGACCCTGGTGAACGCCCTCGCCAGCGGGGTTTCCGCAGCGACCACCCTGGCCGTGGCCTGGGGCATCGGCGCCGCCGCCTTCGGCCGCTTCACCGTGGTCCTGTCGATCGGGTTGATCGTGGTCGTCCCCATGGTGATGGGCCTGCACTTCGTGATGTACCAGGAACTGCCGCGGACCGAGCCCGCCGGCCACCCGGCCCTTGTGACGACGGCTCTGCTGTCCACGCTGGTGCTGGGGACCGCCCTGTGCACCGCGGGACTGCTGGCCGCTCCCGTGCTGACCGCCGTGTTCGGCGTCGACGTCCGCACGCTCTGCTTCGGGCTCGCCCTGGCACTGTCCCTGACGGCCGCGTACCTGACCGAGAGCTTCCTACGCGGGCTCAGGAGGTACGCCCTCACCGCCGGCCTGAAACTCGCCGTCGCCGTCGCCTACGTCGGCACATCGGCGTACTGCCTGGTCGTCCTCGGGATCAGGGACGCCTACCTCTATCTCGCCGCCCTCATTACGTCTAACGTGCTCTTCGCCGTCGCCTCCGCGGCGGGTTTCCGGGTGGCGCCGCGCCTCTGGTCGGCGGCGCTGGCGCGCTCGCTGTACCGGCACGGCGCCTACCTGACCGCCCTCACCGCCCTCACCGCCGTACTGTTCGGGGTCGACGTCATCTTCCTGAACCACTGGACGACCCAGGCGGACGTCGGCGTCTACTCGATCTACAACAACTTCCCCAAACGGCTGCTCGGCGTGCTGTTCACCGACGGCGTCGGCCTGGTGCTGCTCCCCACGCTGGCGACCATGCACAAGCCCACGGCACTGCGGCGCATCGGCCGCCTGTCCCCCGCAGTCTTCGCCGCGACCGCGCTCGTCTCGTTCGCGGCCAGCGCGGTGTTCTTCCTGCTGCTGCGTGCCGACTACCCCTACTCGCCGGGGCTCATGGCGCTCTCGGCCGCGGGAATCGGCGTCCACACGGTCTTCAATCTGTACTCGCTCGCTCTGCTCATGGACGGGGTGCGGGGGGCGAGGGCCCTCATCGTCGCCCAGGTCGCGAGCACTCCCCTCGTGCTCGGCTGCCAGGCGGCGCTCATCGCCTGGCAGGGCCTGGCCGGCGGGCTGTGGGCGTTCGCGCTGTCCAATCTCGTCCTCGTCGCCGTCATCGTCGCCGTCTGCCGCCGGATGTACGGCCGGGCGGAGGCGGTGGACGACTGACCCGGCCCCGGAGACGTCACCATGAGGATCGCCCAGATCATCACCCAGTTCCCGCCCAACATCACGGCCGGGCTCGGCCGCTACATCGAGGAGATCACCCCTTATCTGGCGGCCCGCCACCGGCTGACCGTGTTCACCCTCAACGACGGCCGCCTTCCGGTGCACGAGCGGATCGACGGGGTCGCCGTGTATCGGCCCATGGGTCGCGTGCTCGGCGCGCTCGGCCGCCGCCGGCGCCTCAACCGCACGCGCGGCACGGACTTCCTCCTGCTCGGGCTGATGGTTGTGACGAGCAACTGGCGTTACTTCCTGCGGCTGTGGGGCGCGGGACGGGATGGGCGGCCCGACCTGGTCGCCGTCCACGACTCGACGAACTTCCTCGCCGGTCTGCTCTGCCACTACGTCCTGCGGCTCCCTGTGGTCCTCCACATCCACACGACGGAGTACGGCGTGGACCGCGGGCGGGGCGGCCTCGTGCGCACGGTGTTCGCGGCGATCGAGCGGTGGCTGGCCCGCGTCGCCCGACGCGTGGTCGTCCCCACCCCCGAGGTCCGGGAGCAACTGGCCGCCGCCGGTTGGGATCGGTCGTCGATCGACGTCGTGTGCCTGGGCGGCACCTTCGAACGGCTTCTGGCCGCCTCCGGTCCCGCCCTGGACGGGCTTCGCGCCGGCAGCGAGGCCCTGCGCACCAGGCTGGGGATCCCCGCCGGGGACCCCGTGCTGCTGTTCGTCGGCCGCCTCGAACGGCAGAAGGGGATTTATCAGCTGCTGGAGGCGATGCCGCGGATCGCCACCGCCGTCCCGGGACTGCGACTGGTGATCGTCGGGGAGGGCGACCATGCCGGAGTCCGGCGGATCGTCGCCGAAAGCGGGCTGGACGGGCGGGTGCTCGACTCCGGCGGCTGGGTGGACCGCCGGGCGCTGCTGGAGTACTACGAGATGGCCGACGTCTGCGTCTTCCCCTCTCTCTTCGAGCCGTTCGGCCTGGTGGCGACCGAGGCCATGGCGCTGGCCAAGCCGACGATCCTCGGCCACGGGTTCTCCCGTGTCTTCCTCGGCGACCGGGACCGGCCCGCCGTTCGGTTCGTGCGCGCCGCCGAGCCCGGCGACATCGCCCGTACGGTCGTCGAGGTCATGACCGACCCGGACCTGCGCCGGGCGCTGGCCGAGCGCGGCGAGCGGCTCATCCGCGAGCGGCTGAGCTGGGCCCGGGCGGCCGACGAGACGCTCACGGTGTACAAGGCGGCTTTGCGCCCGGCTGTCTCGTACGGGTGACCCCTCGCCCGAATAGCACCGTGCAATTGTTTCAGAAACCTTGCAAAAGCTGAAATCGTCGGTTAATGATCGGCGAGGGGCGCGAGGACGATGCAAGTTCGCCCAGTTCAGCAGGCACAAAGCGAGCTCCCGCCTGACGGATGTGATCGAAGACACAGGTACGACGGACGCCCGTCGATCTCGCAGCTAAACGGGCCGACAGTCACGGATTCCGCCGTCCACATGGCGACGAGACCGCGAATCCGTGAGCCGGAACCCGCTTGAGTGAAACGGATTTCGCAAATTTTCAGATTTTTGCGCAAGATCTAGCCTTGCCTTGCAGTGATCGACCCGACGTGGGAGGAACAGGTGACAAGGCGCATCACCCGCAAGATGGCGACTCTCGGCACGGGCCTGGTGTCCCTGCTGGGAGCAGCCCTGGCCACCGCGAGCCCCGCCAGCGCGGACGACGGCGCGGCGCCGAGCTGCGTCAGCTACTACCAGAGCTACTACTACCTGCAGGCCGAGAACACCTGCGATTACGACGTGCACGTCTACGCGGTTTATGCCTCGGGCCCGTCGGCCTCTTCCAACTACCTCAAGGCGCACACCGGCCCGACGACCATCGGCTCGGGATACGGCTTCAGCAACGTGCAGTCCCTGCGGCTGGCCGCGAAGGTCACCGTCTGGGTGCACTACAACGTCGGCTACGGCAACAACGTGGCCATCCGCGGCGACGCCTCGCCCCTCAGCTGGAGCACCGGGCAGGCGTGCGTGAACCGGGCCGCCGATCTGTGGGAGTGCACGGTCAGCGGCATTCCCGGCGGCACCAACTTCCAGTACAAGGTGCTGATCAACGACAGCACCTGGTCCACCGGTTCGAACTACACGGGCGTCAGCGGCCACGGCCACGACATCACGCCCAGCTTCTAGCCCTATGCGACGCGCTCCCGGACGTGGTCCGAGGGCGCGTCGCGCGTGACCTCGCACCCCACCTCATCCCCAGCATCAGGGAGAACCCTTGCGAAGTTCATCCGTGGCCGCCGCTCTTACGGCGGCCGCTCTGCTCGGCCTGCCCGCCGTGTCCGCGGCGGCGCAGACCGATCCCACTCCGCGCGCGGCCGAGGCGGCGCAGGGCGGCGACCACACCGTCACTCTCGTTACCGGCGACACGGTGAAGGCCCGCCTGGAGGGTCACGACCTGCGCGTCCTGTCAGTCGAGCCGGGTGAGGGACGCACAGGCGTAACCTTCTCCGTCACCGACCGCGGCGACCAGGTGTCGGTGGTCCCCTCCGACGCGGCCCCGCTCATCCGGGCCAACCGGGTCGACTCCCGGTTGTTCGAGGTGGGCACGCTGATCGCGGACGGCTACGACGACGCGCGCAGCCAGTCCATCCCGGTCATGACCACCTACCGCAAGAGCACGACCAGCGAGAACGCCGACCGGGCCCGCGACGCCTTCGGCCGCGCGGCCAAGCGCCGGCACGACTTCCCCCGCCTGGGTGTCAGCGCGTTCGCCATCGGCAAGAAGTCCGCCCGCGACGGCTGGCGCGTCCTGACCGGCGGCTCGGCCACCCCCAGCGGCCTGCAGGGCGGCGTCACCAAGCTGTGGCTGGACGGCAGGGTCACCGCCGGCCTCGACCAGAGCGTCCCACACATCGGCGCCCCCACCGCCTGGGCCTCCGGCTACGACGGCACCGGGGTCAAGGTGGCCGTGTTGGACACCGGATACGACACCGACCACCCCGACCTGGCGGGCAAGGTCCTCGCCTCCGCCGACTTCACCGGAAGCACGACCGGTGTCGAGGACATCAACACCCACGGCACCCACGTCGCCTCGACCGTCGCCGGGTCCGGCGCCGCCTCCGGCGGCCTCTACAAGGGCGTGGCCCCCGGCGCGAGCCTGGTCATCGGCAAGGTCCTCGGCGACGACGGCTACGGCTACGACTCCTCCATCATCGCCGGGATGAACTGGGCGGTGAACGACCAGGGCGCCAAGATCGTCAGCATGAGCATCCAGAGCGGCGGTGGCAACCCCGACGCCCCGATCCCCACCGCGATCAACAGCCTGACCTCCCAGTACGACGCGCTGTTCGTGGTCTGCTCGGGCAACTACGGCCCCGGCACCTCCACCATCAGCTCCATCGGCGCGGCCGGGTCGGCGCTGACCGTGGGCGCGGTGGACCTGACCGACACCGTGGCGAGCTTCTCCAGCCGCGGCCCCGTCGGCGACCAGGGCATCAAGCCGGACATGACCGGCCCGGGCGTGGACATCACCGCGGCCGTCCCCGGCGGCGGCTACGGCAGCAAGAGCGGCTGCTCGATGGCCACCCCGCACGTCGCGGGCACGGCCGCGCTCGTCAAGCAGCGCCACCCCGCCTGGGGCGCGCAGCGGCTGAAGGACGCCCTGATGGGCACCACCGCGGCCGCCGCCGGGTCCACCCCCTACACCTACGGCACCGGCCGGGTCGACGTGGCCCGCGCGGTCAGCCAGCAGCTCACCGCGAACCCGCCGAGCGCCGCCCTCGCGGTCACCACCGCGCAGCCCACGGCCACCCGCGCCGTGACCTACACCAACGACGCCGCCACCCCGGTCACGCTCAACCTGGCCGTCTCCGCCACCGATTCCGGCGGTACGGCTCCCGCCCCGGCGGGCCTGTTCACCCTGAGCGCCAATCAGGTGACGGTCCCCGCCAACGGCACCGCGCAGGTCACCGTGACCCTGCACCAGGTCAACGGCACCTACAGCCTGTACGGGGGAGTGCTGACCGCCACCTCCACCGGCGGGGCGTCGGTGCGCACCTCCCTCGGCGCCAAGGTCGAGCCGACGTCCACCACGACGACGGTGCGCGTCCACTACAACGTGGGCTGGGGCAACAGGATCACCATCCGCGGTGACACCTCCCCGCTGACCTGGAGCAGCGGGCAGGACTGCGTCAATAAGGCGGCCGACCTCTGGGAGTGCTCGATCACAGGCATTGCCGCCGGCCAGCAGTTCCAGTACAAGCCGCTGATCAATGACAGCACCTGGTCGACCGGCTCGAACTACTACGGCGTCGGCGGCCAGACCTCCGACGTGTACCCCACGTTCTGACCTGTCCCCGATCGGCGGGATAGCCTCCGGCCGCGGTGTCCTCACACCGCGGCCGGAGGTCGTGTCCCCGGTCGTCAACGGCGGCCACGTACGGTCTCGTAGCCGATCAGGTCGTCCGGCACGGCGTCCGGGACGTGCTCGTCGAACCGCGCCAGCGCCCGGAAGCGGGCCGAGACGAGCACGACCGCGGTGATGGCCAGGCCGAAGCACACGTACATGAACCCGATGCCGCGGCCGGCGCCGACCCCGATGAGGGCGCCAACGCTGTCGGCGAGCGGCCCACCCGGGGCAAGCAGCGGCTCGAAGACCTGCGCGCCGTACGGCGCGACGAGGCCGAAGCCGACGGGCAGGGTGGACCATGCGACCAGCGTGTTGAGCGCGATGACCCGGCCGTGGAACCGCTGCGGCACCTTGACCTGGATGATCGTGGCGTAGACGCCGTTGACCAGGGCGAGGCACAGCGACATGCCGAACGCTCCGGCCGCGATCAGGCCCAGGTCGGCCCGGAGGCCGGTGACCAGGCAGGCCCCGGCGAGGGCCAGGGTCGCCAGCAGGACACCGCGGAGCCTTCGCCGACGCGGGCCGCCCCAGACGGTCATGACCACGCCGCCGACGAACGCGCCCAGGCCGCCGGCGAACGACACCCGTGCCACCTCGGGGAGCCCGGCGAACGCCAGGACCAGCGGTGAGATCATCAGGAACAGCGGTGACAGGAAGACGTTCAGCGCCGCAAAGAATCCGAGCATGCTCCGGAAGCCGCGGCTGCCCCAGGAGTAGCGCAATCCGCCCAGCATCTCCGCCGCGATGCTCTCCCGCCGCCTCGCCGCCATCGTCCGGGGGAACCGGGTCACCAGCACCACTCCGATCGCCAGCGCGTAGCTGGCGACGTCGATGACGAGGATGCCCTTCAGGCCGATGAGCGACATCAGGCCCGCCGCGACGAGGGGGACGACGAGCTGGGCCGTCCCGGTCGCCATCTGGACGAATCCGTTGGCGTGGCCGAGGAAGCGCTTGGGGACGAGCTGCGGAACCGAGGAGGCGTAGGCGAGGCGCTGGAACGTCAGCGCGACGGACAGGCAGACGATCAGGGGGTAGATCTGCCAGATCTCCAGATTGTTCGTCCACAGCAGCGTTCCCAGGACCAGCTGGGTGCCTCCGGCGGCCAGGTCGCCCGCCAGCAGCACCCTGCGCCGGTCGAACCTGTCCACGATCACCCCGGCGAGCGGCGAGACCAGCATGCCCGGCAGCAACCCGAGCACGGCGAACAGTGCGAAGTTCACCAGCGATCCGGTGGTCAGGTAGATCCAGAGCGGTATCGCGAACTCGGTCAGCGCCGATCCGACGATCGAGACCAGCTGCCCGGCCGCCACCGTGCCGAACCGCCGCATGCTCGGACCCGGTTCACGTGCCTTCCCCTTGGGGGATCCCAGGCGCACGGCCGGCAGCGCCTCCTGCTCCGACGTGTCGTGCACCCACCACGTGGACTCATCCGTACGGCCCAGGCGTCCCGGGTCGCCGTCGGCCATCGCCCGGTGGACGGAGGTGAGGATCTGGGCGAGCTCCCCGGCCCGATACCTGAGGAAGAAATGTCCCGCCTCGTCGAGGACGGCCACGCCGGTGCGAGCCGACAGCAGATGCCACTCGCGAAACCGTTCCTGGTAGAACTCGGTGGCCGGGTCACGGTCGCCCACCACGGAGATGATCGGCGCGCGGAGCGGCCGCGTGCCCTCGTCGAACAGCCGGGTGAAGTACCGCTCCGCCTCCCTGGTGCCCTTGCGACGGTTGTCGATCACGAGCTTGAGCTGGTCGCGGCCCAGCTCGTCGACGTCCAGGCCGGCCGCCCGCAGCGCGTTGGCCCACAGCCGGTCGCCGCGCAGCCGGTCGGTGAGCTCCGGCAGGCGGGCCAGCCGGCTCTTCAGCCGGGCGAAGGGGAAGATTCCACCGAGGTAAACGGCGTCCACCTCGCGCCCCGCCGCCTCCAGACCGCGGGCGATCTCCACCGTCAGCATCACGCCGAGGCCGCAATGGCCGTACAGCGCGAGCGGCCCGTCGACGCCGTCGAGGATCTCCTGCACGCACTCGGCCGCGACCTCGTCCAGCGGCCTGGCTTCCTCCCCCAGCTCGTGCCCGGGGACGGCGATCGAGTGCAGTGCCCAGCCGGGGGGCATCTCGTCGGCCAGCGGCTTGTAGATGGCAGCGCTGCCCCCGCCGTACGGCGCGCAGACCAGCGTGGCGGTGGCAGGCCCGGCCGGAGTGAGCCGGTGCAGGAGCCGTCGCGGCCCGTCGTCCTCCCCGTCGGCGAGCCGTGCCAGCGCCCGCACCGTGGGATGCCGGAAGAGGTCCATGACCGTGATCAGCCGGTGCGGCACGACCGTCCGCAGCCGGGCGACCACCTGCATGGCGAGCAGCGAGTGGCCGCCGAGGTCGAAGAAGTCGTCGAGCGCCCCGACCCGGTCGAGCCCCAGCACCCGCTGCCAGACCTCGGCGATCGCCTCTTCCGTCGCGGTCCCCGGGGTGACGAAGCCGGCCTCCTGGTCGGGGCGGTCGTCGCCGGGATCGGGCAGCGCGGCGCGGTCCACCTTGCCGTGCGACTTGAGCGGCAACGCGTCGAGCCACATGTACCGGGACGGGATCATGTAGTCGGGCAGCAGGCCGCGCAGCGTCTCGCGCAGCTCGGTCGCGGCCGGCCGCGACCCGCCGCCGGGATGTCCGAGGTAAGCGATCAGGCGGCCGTCGCGCAACTCCACCACGGCCTGCGCGACGCCGGGAAGCCCGGCGAGCACGGACTCGATCTCACCGAGCTCGACGCGATAACCGCGGATCTTCACCTGGTGGTCGTCGCGCCCCAGGAACTGTAGGTCGCCGCTCGGGAGCCAGCGTGCCAGGTCCCCGGTCCGGTAGAGGCGGGCGCCGGGCCCGCCGTACGGATCGGGGACGAAGCGTTCGGCGGTCAGCCCCGGCCTGCCGAGATAGCCCCGCGCCAGCCGCTCGCCGCCGATGTGGACCTCCCCGGCCACACCCACCGGCACCGGCCACATGTGCTCGTCGAGCACCCGGATCGACGCACCCGGCAGCGGCCTGCCGATCGGCAGCGTCGTGCCCGCACCTTCGCCGCCCGGATCGCCACCGGGCCCGACGGTGAACGTGGTCACCCCCACGGTCGCCTCCGTCGGCCCGTAGTGGTTGACGACCCGGCACCGACCCGCGGCCGCGAGTTCCCTCGCCAGCGACCAGGGCGCCGCCTCTCCGCCGAGGATCAACAGACGCCGGGGCAGCAGTTCCTCGGGCCGGGCGTCGGCCAGGAGGGCGGACAGGTGGGATGGGGTGATCTTCAGGTAGTCGGCCCCGATCCCGGCAAGGTGGGCGGCGAGCGCGGGCGCGGCCGTACGTGCCGGGATGAGATGCAGCGTGCCGCCGGTCATCAGCGACAAGTAGAAGACGGTCACGCCGAAGTCGAAGGCCAGCGACTGCAGCAGGGCGAAGGTGCCGCCCGGCTCGACCTCGAACCGTTCGCGGACGCCCGCCAGGTAGTTCACGACCTCACGGTGCTGCACCGCGACGCCCTTGGGCCGGCCGGTGGTGCCTGAGGTGTAGATCACGTACGCGAGGTCGACGGGCCGGACGTCGCCCCGTACGGGGCCATCGTCCTCGTCCTCGAGATCCGCCAGGCTCACGGCCGTGACGGCGGCGGGGAGGCGGCCACGCAGCCCGGGCGTGACGACGGCGACCTTCGCCGCGGAGTCGGTCACGGCGTGTGCCAGCCGGTCCCGCGGGTGCTCGGGGTCGAGTGGCACGTAGGCGCCACCCGCCTTGAGCACCCCGAGAACCGCCACCGCGACGTCGACGGACTGCTCCATGCAGACGGCCACCCGCTCATCCCGCCCGACTCCGTGGCGCCGCAGGCGTCGGGCGAGCCGGTCGGACAGCCGGTCCAGCTCACCGTAGGTGAGCGTGGCGTCGCCGCAGACGACGGCGGGCGC includes:
- a CDS encoding glycosyltransferase family 4 protein; amino-acid sequence: MRIAQIITQFPPNITAGLGRYIEEITPYLAARHRLTVFTLNDGRLPVHERIDGVAVYRPMGRVLGALGRRRRLNRTRGTDFLLLGLMVVTSNWRYFLRLWGAGRDGRPDLVAVHDSTNFLAGLLCHYVLRLPVVLHIHTTEYGVDRGRGGLVRTVFAAIERWLARVARRVVVPTPEVREQLAAAGWDRSSIDVVCLGGTFERLLAASGPALDGLRAGSEALRTRLGIPAGDPVLLFVGRLERQKGIYQLLEAMPRIATAVPGLRLVIVGEGDHAGVRRIVAESGLDGRVLDSGGWVDRRALLEYYEMADVCVFPSLFEPFGLVATEAMALAKPTILGHGFSRVFLGDRDRPAVRFVRAAEPGDIARTVVEVMTDPDLRRALAERGERLIRERLSWARAADETLTVYKAALRPAVSYG
- a CDS encoding CBM20 domain-containing protein, encoding MTRRITRKMATLGTGLVSLLGAALATASPASADDGAAPSCVSYYQSYYYLQAENTCDYDVHVYAVYASGPSASSNYLKAHTGPTTIGSGYGFSNVQSLRLAAKVTVWVHYNVGYGNNVAIRGDASPLSWSTGQACVNRAADLWECTVSGIPGGTNFQYKVLINDSTWSTGSNYTGVSGHGHDITPSF
- a CDS encoding S8 family serine peptidase; this encodes MRSSSVAAALTAAALLGLPAVSAAAQTDPTPRAAEAAQGGDHTVTLVTGDTVKARLEGHDLRVLSVEPGEGRTGVTFSVTDRGDQVSVVPSDAAPLIRANRVDSRLFEVGTLIADGYDDARSQSIPVMTTYRKSTTSENADRARDAFGRAAKRRHDFPRLGVSAFAIGKKSARDGWRVLTGGSATPSGLQGGVTKLWLDGRVTAGLDQSVPHIGAPTAWASGYDGTGVKVAVLDTGYDTDHPDLAGKVLASADFTGSTTGVEDINTHGTHVASTVAGSGAASGGLYKGVAPGASLVIGKVLGDDGYGYDSSIIAGMNWAVNDQGAKIVSMSIQSGGGNPDAPIPTAINSLTSQYDALFVVCSGNYGPGTSTISSIGAAGSALTVGAVDLTDTVASFSSRGPVGDQGIKPDMTGPGVDITAAVPGGGYGSKSGCSMATPHVAGTAALVKQRHPAWGAQRLKDALMGTTAAAAGSTPYTYGTGRVDVARAVSQQLTANPPSAALAVTTAQPTATRAVTYTNDAATPVTLNLAVSATDSGGTAPAPAGLFTLSANQVTVPANGTAQVTVTLHQVNGTYSLYGGVLTATSTGGASVRTSLGAKVEPTSTTTTVRVHYNVGWGNRITIRGDTSPLTWSSGQDCVNKAADLWECSITGIAAGQQFQYKPLINDSTWSTGSNYYGVGGQTSDVYPTF